A DNA window from Fodinibius sp. Rm-B-1B1-1 contains the following coding sequences:
- a CDS encoding metalloregulator ArsR/SmtB family transcription factor, with the protein MSKQECIREVADLNQINRCIDSLEEVEGSIDRLTNILKLAANDVRLKILYLLSKEEHLCPCDLSDILDMSVPAISQHLRKLKDGGLVETERDGQTIFYSLNPLFNEILSPNFDHIKDNNILEVLAA; encoded by the coding sequence ATGAGCAAGCAAGAATGTATTCGTGAGGTCGCCGACCTAAACCAGATTAACCGTTGTATTGATTCCCTGGAAGAAGTAGAAGGATCTATTGACCGGTTAACTAATATTCTGAAACTGGCAGCCAACGACGTGCGCCTTAAGATCCTTTATCTGCTTAGCAAAGAAGAGCACCTTTGTCCCTGTGACCTGAGTGATATCCTGGATATGAGCGTGCCGGCCATCTCCCAGCACCTGCGAAAACTGAAAGACGGGGGACTGGTGGAAACCGAGCGCGACGGACAAACCATTTTTTACTCGCTGAATCCGCTATTTAATGAGATTCTTTCACCCAATTTTGATCACATTAAAGACAACAATATCCTGGAGGTGTTAGCCGCATGA
- the merTP gene encoding mercuric transport protein MerTP gives MNKQNQDYTDTKWMGAGLFAAFVASLCCVTPVLAFLAGISGVASTFSWVEPFRPYLIGLTALLLGFAWYQKLRPQWDPECTCEEDHSFWQTKGFLGVVTVLAALLLAFPYYSDAFFPSQEKQVVYVQESQVHTITWDIKGMTCTGCEATVENAASGVDGVLEADASYDTGKATVKYDQSKTNREAITAAINETGFTVVNNVEPNN, from the coding sequence ATGAACAAGCAAAACCAAGATTACACTGATACGAAATGGATGGGCGCCGGCCTTTTTGCCGCGTTTGTGGCATCCCTCTGCTGCGTAACTCCAGTGTTGGCATTTCTGGCAGGTATTAGCGGTGTGGCATCGACCTTTTCATGGGTTGAGCCTTTTCGGCCGTATTTAATTGGTCTGACCGCCCTGCTGCTGGGATTCGCCTGGTATCAAAAGCTCAGGCCCCAATGGGATCCGGAATGTACCTGTGAGGAGGACCACTCTTTCTGGCAGACCAAAGGATTTCTGGGTGTGGTAACCGTCCTGGCTGCCCTGCTGCTGGCATTCCCGTATTATTCGGACGCCTTTTTCCCCAGCCAAGAAAAACAAGTGGTTTATGTACAGGAAAGCCAGGTGCATACCATCACCTGGGACATTAAAGGCATGACCTGCACCGGGTGCGAGGCGACTGTCGAAAATGCTGCCAGCGGTGTAGATGGGGTTCTAGAAGCTGACGCTTCGTATGATACCGGTAAGGCGACCGTTAAATACGATCAGAGCAAGACCAACCGGGAGGCCATTACAGCTGCTATTAATGAGACCGGATTTACTGTCGTTAATAATGTAGAACCGAACAATTAA
- a CDS encoding GDCCVxC domain-containing (seleno)protein, with the protein MSNITKISTITCPECGNQSEEEMPTDSCQFFWECPNCEEVLKPQNGDCCVFCSYGDTPCPPIQANKSCC; encoded by the coding sequence ATGTCGAATATTACTAAAATATCTACAATCACCTGTCCTGAATGCGGGAATCAATCGGAGGAGGAAATGCCAACCGATTCCTGCCAGTTTTTTTGGGAGTGTCCGAATTGCGAAGAAGTACTAAAACCACAAAATGGCGACTGCTGCGTGTTCTGTTCATACGGGGATACCCCATGTCCGCCTATTCAAGCCAATAAATCCTGTTGCTGA
- a CDS encoding NAD(P)/FAD-dependent oxidoreductase, which yields MAKHFDLIVIGTGSGGSTAAGKCATAGWKVAQIDSRPFGGTCARRGCDPKKVLVGAAELIDWNLRMKGHGISGATSIDWQELMEFKRTFTQPVPENREKGMERVGITPIHGRASFVDEETIEVNGETLKANNFLIAAGAKPAPLPIDGFEHLITSTQFLELDELPDKLIFVGGGYISFEFAFIAALAGAQVEILHQGERPLEGFDADLVNILLERTGELNIKVHLNTEVKSVTKDGNSYRVEASQKGNAQTYTGNLVIHGAGRVPDIDNMQLKEGNVERTKEGIKVNEYLQSISNPNVYAAGDAVDSNGLPLTPVAGFESHVVASNLLDGNHRKAEYPAQPTAVFTIPPLAMVGLTEQQARDAGNDIEVNFKKTDEWYSYRRTNESTAAFKTIINKETGHILGAHILGSKAEEIINLFAMAMNQNLKATALKKMVYAYPSHASDIPYMV from the coding sequence ATGGCTAAACACTTTGACCTCATTGTTATTGGCACCGGATCGGGCGGCTCAACGGCCGCCGGAAAATGCGCAACAGCGGGCTGGAAAGTTGCACAAATTGACTCGCGCCCCTTTGGAGGTACCTGCGCCCGTCGGGGCTGCGACCCCAAAAAAGTGCTGGTCGGGGCCGCTGAACTAATTGATTGGAACCTTAGGATGAAGGGCCACGGTATTTCCGGTGCTACGTCCATCGATTGGCAGGAGTTGATGGAATTCAAACGCACCTTTACCCAGCCCGTACCGGAAAATCGAGAAAAGGGCATGGAGAGGGTAGGCATTACTCCTATTCACGGACGGGCATCTTTTGTAGATGAAGAAACCATTGAGGTAAATGGCGAAACCCTGAAAGCTAATAATTTTCTTATTGCCGCCGGAGCAAAACCAGCTCCACTTCCTATCGATGGATTTGAGCACTTAATCACCAGTACACAATTCTTAGAACTGGACGAACTACCCGACAAACTTATTTTTGTGGGCGGAGGGTATATATCCTTTGAGTTTGCCTTTATCGCTGCACTGGCAGGCGCCCAGGTAGAAATTCTGCATCAAGGAGAGCGCCCCCTGGAAGGTTTTGATGCAGATTTAGTTAACATACTGTTGGAGAGGACCGGAGAATTAAATATCAAGGTCCATCTGAATACCGAAGTAAAGTCCGTTACAAAGGATGGAAATTCTTATAGAGTAGAAGCCTCTCAAAAGGGTAATGCGCAAACCTATACAGGAAACCTGGTCATCCACGGTGCCGGTCGCGTTCCTGACATAGATAATATGCAACTGAAAGAAGGAAACGTAGAACGAACTAAAGAAGGAATTAAGGTAAATGAGTACCTGCAAAGTATTAGCAATCCCAACGTTTATGCTGCCGGTGATGCCGTTGATTCCAATGGCCTGCCATTAACCCCGGTAGCCGGATTTGAATCTCATGTTGTTGCTTCGAATCTGCTGGATGGAAACCACCGAAAAGCAGAATATCCGGCTCAGCCTACCGCAGTGTTTACCATCCCGCCTCTGGCTATGGTCGGGTTAACCGAACAACAGGCTCGCGATGCGGGCAATGACATAGAGGTCAACTTCAAAAAAACAGATGAATGGTATTCCTACCGGCGGACCAATGAATCAACCGCTGCTTTTAAAACCATCATCAATAAAGAAACCGGTCACATACTCGGAGCTCATATTTTAGGGAGTAAGGCTGAAGAGATTATTAACCTCTTTGCAATGGCTATGAACCAGAACCTGAAAGCAACAGCACTAAAAAAGATGGTCTATGCTTATCCTTCTCATGCTTCCGATATTCCGTATATGGTTTAA
- a CDS encoding TolC family protein — protein sequence MKLFKPLLALGMLVLAAGCATEETVIEPPSESTLGDQTYETSPALNMNVNSQDTTTKVTISDTLTFSDALSKALLENPQLQSYGWQVRVKEAERIQASLLPNPTLNAEMENFGGTGPFEGYDGREVTVKLGQKILLGADRLKRKRLARATKELAGWDYEAQRLDVLTGVTKAYISALEAQRQWQQQKELVDVAQNLYNSISAQVKAGKVSKLAQTKAQVELSRAKIDLENARSKWESARSSLAAYWGSEQPQFKQLKGQLSMPSAIPEYAKVQTYIQRNPDVARWATKLQQRESALNLEQAKGIPDITVSGGYKRAEDLGASAAIVGVSIPLPFFDRNQGNIKAAKYELSRVETQREAAVSQTYKNLRTAYNKLDAAAHEVNQLQDQVLPGAKTAFEAAQTGYRQGKFDYLEVLDAQRTLFSTRTRYIQALAEYNRAVAEVERLIGTPLSEISAN from the coding sequence ATGAAATTATTTAAACCACTACTGGCCCTCGGCATGCTTGTGCTTGCTGCCGGTTGTGCCACAGAAGAAACCGTTATTGAACCACCTTCAGAAAGCACACTGGGAGACCAAACCTACGAGACGTCTCCCGCCTTAAATATGAACGTAAACTCGCAGGATACTACAACCAAGGTCACCATTTCAGATACGCTGACCTTCTCGGATGCGCTGTCCAAAGCCCTGCTCGAAAATCCCCAGCTGCAAAGCTACGGCTGGCAGGTGCGCGTCAAAGAAGCCGAACGCATTCAGGCTTCGCTTCTTCCGAACCCAACTCTTAACGCCGAGATGGAAAACTTTGGCGGGACGGGACCCTTTGAAGGCTACGACGGCCGAGAAGTAACCGTCAAATTGGGACAGAAAATCCTGCTGGGCGCTGACCGACTTAAGCGCAAACGACTGGCAAGAGCCACAAAAGAGTTGGCCGGATGGGATTATGAAGCCCAACGGCTGGACGTGCTGACCGGAGTGACCAAAGCCTACATCTCAGCACTGGAAGCTCAGCGCCAGTGGCAGCAGCAAAAAGAGCTGGTTGATGTGGCGCAAAACCTGTACAACTCCATATCTGCCCAAGTGAAGGCCGGAAAAGTCTCCAAGCTGGCCCAGACCAAAGCCCAGGTTGAGCTTTCCCGCGCAAAAATCGATCTGGAAAATGCCCGCAGTAAATGGGAATCCGCTCGTAGCTCACTGGCTGCCTACTGGGGAAGCGAGCAACCACAATTCAAGCAGTTAAAAGGTCAGCTGAGTATGCCTTCTGCTATTCCCGAATACGCCAAGGTGCAAACCTATATCCAGCGCAATCCGGATGTGGCGCGGTGGGCTACCAAATTACAGCAGCGCGAATCTGCTCTTAACCTGGAACAGGCAAAAGGCATTCCCGACATCACCGTGAGCGGTGGATATAAACGCGCGGAGGATTTGGGTGCCAGCGCCGCCATAGTAGGCGTATCTATACCTCTACCCTTCTTTGATCGCAATCAGGGGAATATCAAAGCGGCGAAGTATGAGCTCAGTCGCGTGGAAACCCAAAGGGAAGCGGCTGTCTCACAAACCTACAAGAACCTGCGAACAGCATACAATAAGCTCGATGCAGCGGCCCATGAGGTCAATCAGCTGCAAGACCAAGTATTACCCGGAGCTAAAACGGCTTTTGAGGCGGCCCAAACCGGTTACCGGCAGGGTAAGTTCGATTACCTGGAAGTACTGGATGCCCAGCGCACGCTGTTTTCCACGCGCACTCGCTACATCCAGGCCCTGGCCGAATACAACCGGGCCGTAGCCGAAGTCGAACGCCTCATCGGCACGCCCCTCTCTGAAATTTCTGCAAACTAA
- a CDS encoding efflux RND transporter periplasmic adaptor subunit: protein MKNLTILTLAGLLLGSLLAGCGSDSDSQANTQNEQHQQESQHSGETQKHAREVHLTEQQEGNLGIKVETLSEGSASSTISRPASVGYDLDQIAKVGPRIEAKVVKVIKDLGDRVKQDEPIALMSSVGLGKAKAEFIRLRARLKAEEARYKREQSLYDQEISSQAELLDAEANYQEAKAELNSAAEALRLYGLSKKDIENIQAGSDEPLSNFYLTSPLDGVIQERDISPGQTISPSETPIHVTNLSKMWVMIDAYEQDIRYLDKGQNVSLSVRSIPGQTFEGKTDWVSYSLEKQTRTMPVRAVVENPNRKLRAGMFGTARISTGKERNVAMIPIDAVQTIEGEQVVFVPGNEDGSYKPVKVMLGSENEGYVEIASGLKPGQQAVIAGAFDLKSALTAQGRSASHGH, encoded by the coding sequence ATGAAGAATCTAACAATATTAACACTTGCCGGACTTCTATTAGGTAGTCTTTTGGCAGGCTGTGGATCTGATTCAGATTCCCAAGCCAACACCCAAAACGAACAACATCAACAGGAATCGCAACACAGCGGAGAAACCCAAAAGCATGCCCGTGAAGTGCATCTGACCGAGCAGCAAGAAGGTAACCTCGGCATCAAAGTGGAAACGCTGTCCGAAGGAAGTGCTTCTTCAACCATTTCACGACCCGCCAGCGTTGGATACGATCTGGATCAAATAGCAAAAGTTGGTCCCCGTATCGAAGCAAAGGTAGTGAAAGTCATAAAAGACTTGGGAGATCGAGTTAAGCAGGATGAACCGATTGCCCTCATGAGCAGCGTGGGCTTGGGGAAAGCCAAAGCCGAATTTATTCGACTCCGGGCCCGACTCAAAGCCGAAGAGGCACGCTACAAACGTGAGCAGTCGCTGTATGATCAGGAAATATCTTCACAAGCCGAGTTGCTGGATGCCGAGGCCAATTACCAGGAAGCCAAAGCCGAACTGAATTCTGCGGCTGAGGCTCTACGCCTCTATGGGTTGTCAAAAAAGGACATCGAAAATATACAAGCGGGCAGCGATGAGCCCTTGTCTAACTTTTACCTGACGAGTCCGCTCGACGGGGTGATCCAGGAGCGGGATATTTCGCCCGGACAAACGATTAGTCCCAGTGAGACGCCCATCCACGTAACCAACCTCTCCAAAATGTGGGTGATGATTGATGCCTACGAGCAGGATATCCGGTATCTGGACAAAGGCCAAAATGTAAGCCTTTCGGTTCGAAGCATCCCCGGACAGACGTTTGAGGGAAAAACAGACTGGGTCTCATATAGCCTCGAAAAGCAGACGCGCACCATGCCGGTTCGCGCGGTTGTTGAGAATCCGAACCGAAAGCTACGAGCCGGAATGTTCGGTACCGCTCGCATATCAACAGGGAAAGAACGGAACGTTGCGATGATTCCCATTGATGCGGTACAAACGATTGAGGGTGAGCAAGTGGTGTTTGTCCCCGGCAACGAGGACGGCAGCTACAAGCCGGTCAAGGTCATGCTGGGCAGCGAGAATGAGGGCTATGTAGAAATTGCTTCGGGCCTGAAACCCGGCCAGCAAGCCGTCATCGCCGGAGCCTTTGACCTGAAGTCCGCTCTTACCGCTCAGGGACGAAGCGCATCCCACGGACATTAA
- a CDS encoding CusA/CzcA family heavy metal efflux RND transporter translates to MLQQIIDNVLKNRLTILILVAAVGVYGYFSFEDVPIDSFPDVSPTMVQVFTSSPGLSPVDVETQISYPIEISMYGLPKLDRVQSTSIFGLSRVNIYFEDGTDIYFARRLVMERLSKAKESIPDGLGQPQLGPITTGLGTIMMYEVTNTDTADHSLMELRTAQDWIVKPQLRTVPGVTGVLSLGGDVRQFQVNADMNALISRGLTLEDLEKAINSNNRNVGASFLERGGEEYLVRGYGWIKPDKQGLKDIRNIIVKNSGGTPIYVKDVAKVEFGSEIKRGTLIKDQEESVGGFVLKLIGTNTQDLLAQVDQKIDAINKALPDGMIMKPFYSQGQLVSKAVGTVSNALYIGAILVLVILYFFMGDLRSTLIIISTVPIAFLIAFIGMNLMGISANLMSLGGLAISIGMIGDSATVIVENTYRLLEERDTENVSLVRVVGEAAREVIRPVIFATSIIIIVFIPLFSLEGVEGKMFKPLAYTITFALGGAIFLALTYIPVISSFILPDKGMDKEPWLVRKVKGFSRPLIEKATQFPKMVFGGALVLFAASMAVFPFLGTEFQPTLREGTFAVRSVLPPGANLPTTKEYTKRIQESMQTFPEVQGIYSRVGRAEVGGDPEPVNVVFNVVNLKPLDEWEAGRSYEELQSAMAEKLQEDLPGVASNFSQPIQLRTDELLSGVRAQVVASLYGDDLDTLAQKAQEIAEVAKSVEGAVDVRAQQQGGKPQILVRPDREQLARLGISIDDFLNTVETGIGGSVAGQVFEGIRRFDIFVRLQENQRKRIEQVRELPVRTAKGSLVPLSQIADVEVFTGPKQISRNKASRRTYVQLNVRGRDMGSVVNEIRQKVEEQVDLPAGYFTEYGGQFENQQRAMNRLMVVVPITLGLIFFMLFSTFGSWRYAVLIFLNIPFATIGGIFALWISGLYLSVPAAVGFIAIFGIAVLNGLVIVSYINQLREEGMSTEKSVVRASLLRLRPVLMTALTTGLGLLPLLLANDIGSNVQRPLAAVVVGGLFTSTLLTLVVLPTIYKWFAEPVTHAEL, encoded by the coding sequence ATGCTTCAACAAATAATAGACAACGTATTAAAGAATCGTTTGACGATCCTCATTCTGGTGGCGGCCGTTGGCGTCTATGGATACTTCTCTTTTGAGGATGTCCCTATTGACTCCTTCCCGGACGTATCGCCTACCATGGTGCAGGTGTTTACCTCCAGCCCCGGTCTTTCTCCGGTGGATGTGGAGACGCAGATCAGCTACCCCATTGAAATCTCGATGTACGGGCTGCCCAAGCTAGATCGCGTGCAAAGTACCTCCATTTTTGGGCTCTCGCGCGTAAACATTTACTTCGAGGATGGCACCGACATCTATTTTGCTCGGCGGCTGGTCATGGAACGACTCTCCAAAGCCAAAGAATCTATTCCTGATGGGTTGGGACAACCCCAACTGGGTCCCATTACTACCGGACTCGGGACCATCATGATGTACGAAGTGACCAACACCGATACCGCCGACCACTCCTTGATGGAGCTTCGCACGGCCCAGGACTGGATCGTAAAACCCCAGCTGCGGACCGTACCCGGCGTTACCGGCGTACTTTCTCTCGGTGGGGATGTCCGCCAGTTCCAGGTCAATGCCGATATGAACGCCCTTATTTCACGGGGACTTACATTAGAAGACCTGGAAAAAGCCATCAACAGCAACAACCGGAATGTGGGTGCTTCCTTTTTGGAACGAGGAGGCGAAGAGTATCTCGTCCGCGGCTACGGCTGGATTAAGCCAGACAAGCAGGGGCTGAAGGATATCCGAAACATCATTGTCAAGAACTCTGGCGGTACGCCCATTTACGTCAAGGATGTCGCCAAGGTGGAATTCGGCTCCGAGATTAAACGGGGGACCCTCATTAAAGACCAAGAGGAATCGGTGGGTGGCTTTGTGCTCAAGCTCATTGGTACAAATACCCAAGACTTGCTGGCCCAAGTGGATCAAAAGATCGATGCCATTAATAAAGCACTGCCCGACGGCATGATTATGAAACCGTTTTACTCGCAGGGACAGCTCGTCAGCAAAGCCGTAGGTACGGTAAGCAATGCCCTGTACATCGGGGCCATTCTTGTGCTAGTCATCCTATACTTTTTTATGGGGGACCTTCGCTCGACACTTATTATTATATCCACCGTTCCCATTGCATTTTTGATTGCCTTCATTGGGATGAACCTCATGGGCATATCGGCGAACTTGATGAGTCTGGGGGGCTTGGCGATCAGCATTGGTATGATCGGGGATAGTGCCACCGTGATCGTGGAAAATACCTATCGCCTGCTGGAAGAACGGGATACCGAAAATGTATCTCTGGTGCGGGTGGTAGGCGAAGCTGCACGCGAAGTGATACGCCCGGTGATCTTTGCGACCAGCATTATTATTATCGTATTCATCCCGCTCTTTTCGCTGGAAGGCGTCGAGGGTAAAATGTTTAAGCCCCTGGCCTATACCATTACCTTTGCACTGGGCGGAGCCATCTTTCTAGCCCTGACCTACATCCCGGTCATTTCCAGCTTTATCCTTCCGGACAAAGGGATGGACAAAGAGCCGTGGTTGGTCCGCAAAGTAAAAGGATTCAGCCGCCCGCTGATTGAAAAAGCAACCCAGTTCCCCAAGATGGTCTTCGGTGGGGCCTTGGTGCTGTTTGCCGCAAGCATGGCCGTGTTCCCATTCCTGGGAACCGAATTTCAGCCGACCTTACGGGAAGGAACCTTTGCGGTTCGCTCTGTACTACCTCCGGGCGCTAACTTACCGACTACCAAAGAATACACGAAGCGTATTCAAGAGTCGATGCAGACCTTCCCCGAAGTGCAAGGCATCTATTCCCGCGTAGGACGTGCCGAAGTAGGCGGCGATCCCGAGCCGGTGAACGTGGTCTTCAACGTGGTGAACCTAAAACCGCTCGATGAGTGGGAAGCAGGACGCAGCTATGAAGAGCTGCAGTCGGCGATGGCTGAAAAACTGCAGGAAGATCTGCCGGGCGTGGCTTCCAACTTTTCCCAGCCTATCCAGCTTCGTACGGATGAGCTGCTCAGCGGCGTCCGCGCCCAGGTAGTGGCCAGCTTGTATGGTGATGATCTTGATACCCTGGCTCAAAAGGCCCAAGAGATTGCCGAGGTCGCCAAAAGCGTAGAAGGAGCTGTGGATGTCCGCGCCCAGCAACAGGGCGGCAAACCGCAAATCCTCGTGCGACCTGATCGCGAGCAGCTGGCGCGACTGGGCATCAGCATTGACGACTTTCTGAATACCGTGGAAACCGGTATTGGCGGTTCGGTAGCCGGACAGGTATTCGAAGGCATTCGCCGCTTCGATATCTTCGTGCGTCTGCAGGAGAACCAACGCAAACGCATTGAACAAGTGCGGGAGTTACCCGTTCGTACCGCTAAAGGCTCGCTGGTACCGCTCTCCCAAATTGCAGATGTAGAAGTCTTTACCGGGCCCAAGCAAATATCCCGCAACAAAGCGAGTCGTCGAACCTATGTGCAACTGAACGTACGCGGCCGAGATATGGGTAGTGTCGTGAACGAGATCCGCCAAAAAGTCGAAGAGCAAGTAGATCTACCGGCCGGATATTTTACCGAATACGGCGGACAGTTTGAAAACCAACAGCGGGCCATGAATCGCCTGATGGTGGTGGTGCCCATTACCCTGGGACTGATCTTCTTTATGCTGTTTTCCACCTTTGGAAGCTGGCGCTATGCGGTACTTATCTTCCTGAATATTCCGTTTGCCACCATCGGGGGCATCTTTGCCCTCTGGATTTCCGGGCTATACCTGTCGGTACCGGCTGCGGTAGGCTTTATCGCGATCTTCGGTATTGCGGTGCTTAACGGACTGGTGATTGTATCATATATCAATCAGCTGCGAGAGGAAGGCATGTCCACCGAGAAGTCAGTCGTACGGGCTTCGCTGCTGCGCCTGCGTCCCGTACTGATGACCGCCTTGACCACCGGTTTGGGCCTGTTGCCGCTACTGCTAGCCAATGATATCGGCTCCAACGTGCAGCGCCCGCTGGCGGCCGTGGTTGTAGGTGGATTGTTTACCTCTACCCTGCTTACGCTGGTCGTACTGCCGACCATCTACAAGTGGTTTGCCGAACCGGTCACACACGCCGAACTCTAA
- a CDS encoding P-II family nitrogen regulator produces MKEIKAFIRTNMIDYVIDALENLEDAPGITLSDVRGWGHAQEKEAAQLVQRIKLETVVPTNRVDEIISVIVEKGHTGNYGDGKIFVSNVEQAVRIRTGETDNDVIR; encoded by the coding sequence ATGAAAGAGATCAAAGCTTTTATTCGAACCAACATGATCGATTATGTCATTGACGCCCTTGAAAACCTTGAGGATGCCCCCGGCATTACGCTGAGTGACGTGCGCGGTTGGGGACATGCCCAAGAAAAAGAAGCTGCTCAACTGGTCCAGCGTATTAAGCTGGAAACTGTTGTACCCACAAATAGAGTTGATGAAATAATTTCGGTGATCGTTGAAAAGGGGCACACCGGAAACTACGGAGACGGAAAGATATTTGTATCCAACGTAGAACAAGCTGTACGCATCCGCACGGGGGAAACCGATAACGATGTCATACGATAA
- a CDS encoding AraC family transcriptional regulator, protein MDHKHFHIKNMVCSHCAEVLQEKLTDAGFEVQKIELGELYLSKAVTKKEYERLVSIIRNNGFDIIDDENSRIVEQIKQLIIRQVRSEEPLEKNLSDYLSENIHKDYQHLSRLFSGVEGKSIERYFILQKIERAKELIVYDEKTLGQIALELDYSSQQHFSRQFKKETGLSPSHFKEIKENKRNSIDRL, encoded by the coding sequence ATGGATCACAAACATTTTCATATCAAAAACATGGTGTGCAGCCATTGCGCTGAAGTGCTGCAGGAAAAACTCACCGACGCCGGCTTCGAGGTCCAAAAGATTGAACTTGGTGAACTTTACCTATCTAAAGCTGTTACCAAGAAAGAATATGAGCGCCTGGTATCTATAATTCGCAATAATGGCTTTGACATCATCGATGATGAAAACAGCCGTATTGTTGAGCAAATCAAACAGCTCATTATCCGGCAAGTCCGATCAGAAGAACCATTAGAAAAGAACCTGTCCGATTATCTCTCTGAGAACATTCACAAAGACTACCAGCACCTTAGTCGCCTGTTTTCGGGAGTCGAAGGCAAGTCTATAGAGCGGTACTTTATCCTGCAGAAAATTGAACGTGCCAAAGAGCTCATCGTCTATGATGAAAAGACGCTTGGCCAGATCGCTTTGGAACTAGACTATAGCAGTCAGCAACATTTCTCCAGGCAGTTCAAAAAAGAAACCGGGTTGTCACCCTCCCATTTTAAAGAGATCAAGGAGAACAAGCGAAATTCAATTGATCGGCTATGA
- a CDS encoding STAS/SEC14 domain-containing protein: MIEVNAHTDEDILAIKASGKLSKEDLDDLKPALNKFITASDDPHLIMILEDFGGWQETAAFWKDLQLDAEYIGYFDRIAVVGDKKWQEWGTKLVDPITKEEMQFFPIDQAGSAWEWLKQNHN, translated from the coding sequence ATGATTGAAGTGAATGCTCATACTGATGAAGACATTCTTGCCATTAAGGCATCGGGTAAACTTTCGAAAGAAGACCTCGATGACCTCAAACCGGCTTTAAATAAGTTTATAACTGCATCTGATGATCCCCATTTAATCATGATACTGGAAGATTTTGGGGGATGGCAGGAGACCGCAGCGTTTTGGAAAGACCTACAGCTTGATGCCGAATACATCGGATATTTTGACCGCATTGCGGTAGTTGGAGATAAAAAATGGCAAGAGTGGGGTACGAAACTCGTCGATCCCATTACCAAGGAAGAGATGCAATTCTTTCCCATCGACCAAGCAGGGAGTGCATGGGAATGGCTCAAACAAAATCATAACTAA